A DNA window from Rhinolophus sinicus isolate RSC01 linkage group LG10, ASM3656204v1, whole genome shotgun sequence contains the following coding sequences:
- the USP19 gene encoding ubiquitin carboxyl-terminal hydrolase 19 isoform X1, whose translation MSGGTSATGPRRGPPGLEEATSKKKQKDRANQESKDGDPRRGGSVSTPQEEQTKEELLLDWKQSADEVIVKLRVGAGPLRLEEVDTAFTDTDCVVRLPDGRQWGGVFYAEIESSCAKVQARKGGLLQLALPKKVPLLTWPSLLKKPLGTQELVSGLQCQENGQEPSPIALEPGPEPRRAKQEARNQKRAQGRGEVGAGAGPGAQAGPSAKRAVHLRRGPEGEGSRDGPGPRGDAPPFLAESATQAEAEEQLQVPLLNPQTCLLGSEESLALLAGEKAVSPRNDPVSPAMTRSQDPEKGDRSKEEMAVAADAAPLVDGKEPDMVNLAFVKNDSYEKGPDSVVVHVYVKEICRDTSRVLFREQDFMLIFQTRDGNFLRLHPGCGPHTIFRWQVKLRNLIEPEQCTFCFTASRIDICLRKRQSQRWGGLEAPAARGAVGGAKVVVPTGPTPLDSTPPGGAPHPLTGQEEARAVEKEKPKARSEDTALDGVAARTPMEHVAPKPEPHLASPKPTCMVPPMPHSPVSGDSVEEEEEEEKKVCLPGFTGLVNLGNTCFMNSVIQSLSNTRELRDFFHDRSFEAEINYNNPLGTGGRLAIGFAVLLRALWKGTHHAFQPSKLKAIVASKASQFTGYAQHDAQEFMAFLLDGLHEDLNRIQNKPYTETVDSDGRPDEVVAEEAWQRHKMRNDSFIVDLFQGQYKSKLVCPVCAKVSITFDPFLYLPVPLPQKQKVLPVFYFAREPHSKPIKFLVSISKENSSASEVLDSLSQSVHVKPENLRLAEVIKNRFHRVFLPSQSLDTVSPSDTLLCFELLSPELAKERVVVLEVQQRPQVPSIPISKCAACQRKQQSEDEKLKRCTRCYRVGYCNQLCQKTHWPDHKGLCRPENIGYPFLVSVPASRLTYARLAQLLEGYARYSVSVFQPPFQPGRMALEAQGPGCTTLLSTSSLEAGDSERDSIQPPELQLVTPVAEGDTGIARAWAAPDRCPVPSTSGVSSEMLASGSIDVGSMPAGERVSRPEAAVPGYQHPSEAMNSHTSQFLIYKIDSSNREQRLEDKGDTPLELGDDCSLALVWRNNERLPEFVLVASKELECAEDAGSAGEAARAGHFTLDQCLNLFTRPEVLAPEEAWYCPQCKQHREASKQLLLWRLPNVLIVQLKRFSFRSFIWRDKINDLVEFPVRNLDLSKFCIGQKEEQLPSYDLYAVINHYGGMIGGHYTACARLPSDRSSQRSDVGWRLFDDSTVTTVDESQVVTRYAYVLFYRRRNSPVERPPRAGHSEHHPDLGPAAEAAASQASRIWQELEAEEEPVPEGPAPLGPWGPQDWVGPPPRGPTTPDEGCLRYFVLGTVAALVALVLNVFYPLVSQSRWR comes from the exons AATTGTTGCTTGATTGGAAGCAGAGTGCAGATGAGGTGATTGTCAAGCTGCGTGTGGGAGCTGGTCCCCTGCGGCTGGAGGAGGTGGATACTGCTTTCACGGACACGGACTGTGTGGTGCGGCTTCCAG ATGGTCGGCAGTGGGGTGGTGTTTTCTATGCTGAGATAGAAAGTTCTTGCGCCAAAGTACAGGCTCGCAAAGGTGGCCTCCTGCAGCTGGCATTGCCCAAGAAGGTGCCTCtgctcacatggccttctctCCTG AAGAAACCTCTGGGGACCCAGGAGTTGGTGTCAGGGCTACAGTGCCAGGAGAATGGGCAGGAGCCGTCTCCCATTGCCCTGGAGCCAGGCCCTGAGCCCCGCAGGGCTAAGCAAGAGGCTCGGAACCAGAAGCGGGCCCAGGGACGTGGTGAGGTAGGCGCGGGGGCTGGCCCCGGGGCCCAGGCAGGGCCCAGCGCCAAGAGGGCTGTGCATCTCCGCAGAGGGCCAGAGGGGGAAGGGTCCAGAGATGGCCCTGGACCCCGGGGCGATGCCCCCCCCTTCCTGGCTGAGTCAGCTACCCAG GCTGAGGCTGAGGAACAGCTCCAGGTACCACTGCTGAACCCCCAGACCTGCCTCCTGGGCTCGGAGGAGAGTCTAGCACTTTTGGCAGGAGAGAAGGCAGTGTCCCCCAGGAATGACCCAGTCTCCCCCGCCATGACTCGGAGCCAAGACCCTGAGAAAGGTGATCGTTCCAAAGAGGAGATGGCAGTAGCAGCAGATGCTGCACCCTTGGTGGATGGTaaag AGCCCGACATGGTGAACCTGGCATTTGTCAAGAATGACTCGTATGAGAAAGGGCCGGACTCCGTGGTGGTGCACGTATACGTGAAGGAAATCTGCAGGGACACCTCTCGCGTGCTCTTCCGTGAGCAGGACTTCATGCTTATCTTCCAGACCAG GGATGGAAACTTCCTGAGGCTGCACCCGGGCTGTGGGCCTCACACCATCTTCCGTTGGCAGGTGAAGCTCAG GAACCTGATTGAGCCAGAGCAGTGCACCTTCTGCTTCACGGCCTCTCGCATTGACATCTGCCTCCGAAAGCGGCAGAGTCAGCGCTGGGGGGGCCTGGAGGCCCCAGCTGCACGAG GTGCAGTGGGTGGTGCAAAGGTGGTCGTGCCGACAGGTCCAACCCCTCTGGATTCAACCCCACCGGGAGGTGCCCCACACCCCCTGACAGGCCAGGAGGAAGCCCGGGCTGTGGAGAAGGAGAAACCGAAGGCTCGATCTGAGGACACAGCGCTGGATGGTGTGGCAGCCCGCACCCCCATGGAGCATGTAGCCCCAAAGCCAGAGCCACACCTGGCCTCG CCCAAGCCCACATGTATGGTGCCCCCAATGCCCCACAGCCCTGTGAGTGGAGACAGcgtggaggaagaggaggaagaagagaagaaggtgTGTCTGCCGGGCTTCACTGGCCTTGTCAATCTCGGTAACACTTGCTTCATGAACAGTGTCATTCAGTCTCTGTCCAACACTCGGGAGCTCCGGGACTTCTTCCATG ACCGCTCCTTTGAGGCCGAGATCAACTACAACAACCCACTGGGGACAGGTGGGCGTCTGGCCATTGGCTTTGCCGTGCTGCTGCGGGCGCTGTGGAAGGGCACCCACCATGCCTTCCAGCCTTCTAAGTTGAAG GCCATTGTGGCGAGCAAGGCCAGCCAGTTCACAGGCTATGCACAGCACGATGCCCAGGAATTCATGGCTTTCCTGTTGGATGGGCTGCACGAGGACCTGAACCGCATACAGAACAAGCCGTACACGGAGACAGTGGACTCAGATGGGCGGCCCGATGAG GTGGTGGCGGAGGAGGCATGGCAGCGGCACAAGATGAGGAATGACTCTTTCATCGTGGACCTGTTTCAGGGCCAGTACAAGTCGAAGCTGGTGTGCCCTGTGTGTGCCAAG GTCTCCATCACGTTTGACCCATTCCTGTACCTGCCAGTGCCCTTGCCACAGAAGCAAAAGGTTCTACCCGTCTTCTATTTTGCCCGGGAGCCCCACAGCAAGCCCATCAAG TTCCTGGTGAGCATCAGCAAGGAGAACTCCAGTGCAAGTGAAGTGTTGGACTCCCTCTCTCAGAGTGTCCATGTGAAGCCTGAGAACCTGCGTCTGGCCGAG GTGATTAAGAATCGCTTCCACCGTGTATTCCTGCCCTCCCAGTCATTGGACACTGTGTCCCCATCCGACACGCTCCTCTGCTTCGAGCTGTTATCCCCAGAGTTGGCCAAGGAGCGGGTGGTGGTGCTAGAGGTACAACAG CGCCCCCAGGTGCCCAGCATCCCGATCTCCAAGTGTGCAGCCTGCCAGCGGAAGCAGCAGTCCGAGGACGAGAAGCTGAAACGCTGCACCCGGTGCTATCGTGTGGGCTACTGCAACCA GCTCTGCCAGAAAACCCACTGGCCTGACCATAAGGGCCTCTGCCGCCCTGAGAACATTGGCTACCCCTTCCTGGTCAGTGTACCTGCCTCACGCCTCACTTATGCCCGTCTTGCTCAGTTGCTAGAGGGCTATGCCCG GTATTCTGTGAGCGTATTCCAGCCACCCTTCCAGCCTGGCCGCATGGCCTTGGAGGCCCAGGGCCCTGGCTGCACCACGTTGCTCTCCACTAGCTCCCTGGAGGCTGGGGACAGTGAGAGGGACTCCATTCAGCCACCTGAGCTCCAACTGGTGACCCCCGTGGCTGAGGGGGACACAGGGATTGCCCGGGCATGGGCAGCCCCTGATCGGTGCCCTGTGCCCAGCACCAGTGGGGTTTCTTCCGAGATGCTGGCCAGTGGGTCCATTGATGTTGGCTCCATGCCTGCTGGTGAAAGGGTGTCCCGGCCCGAAG CTGCTGTGCCCGGCTACCAACATCCAAGTGAAGCCATGAATTCCCACACATCCCagttccttatctataaaattgacTCATCCAACCGAGAGCAGCGGCTAGAGGACAAAG GAGATACCCCACTGGAGCTGGGTGATGACTGCAGCCTGGCTCTTGTCTGGCGGAACAACGAGCGCCTGCCAGAGTTCGTGTTGGTGGCCTCCAAGGAGCTGGAATGTGCGGAGGATGCAGGCTCTGCCGGGGAAGCTGCCCGTGCCGGCCACTTCACTCTGGACCAGTGCCTGAACCTCTTCACGCGGCCGGAGGTGCTGGCACCCGAGGAGGCTTG GTACTGCCCACAGTGCAAACAACACCGCGAGGCCTCCAAGCAGCTGCTGCTGTGGCGCCTGCCCAACGTGCTCATTGTGCAGCTCAAGCGCTTCTCCTTCCGCAGTTTCATCTGGCGTGACAAGATCAACGACTTAGTGGAGTTCCCTGTTCG GAACCTGGACCTGAGCAAGTTCTGCATTGGTCAGAAAGAGGAGCAGCTGCCCAGCTACGACCTGTATGCCGTCATCAACCACTACGGAGGCATGATCGGTGGTCACTACACCGCCTGTGCACGCCTGCCCAGTGACCGCAGCAGCCAGCGCAGCGACGTGG GCTGGCGCTTGTTTGATGACAGCACGGTGACAACAGTAGACGAGAGCCAGGTTGTGACGCGTTATGCCTATGTACTCTTCTACCGCCGGCGGAACTCTCCTGTGGAGAGGCCCCCCCGGGCAGGTCACTCTGAGCACCACCCAGACCTAGGCCCTGCagctgaggctgctgccagccag GCTTCCCGGATTTGGCAGGAGCTGGAGGCCGAGGAGGAGCCGGTACCCGAGGGGCCTGCGCCCCTGGGTCCCTGGGGGCCTCAAGACTGGGTGGGCCCCCCGCCACGTGGCCCTACCACACCAGATGAGGGCTGTCTCCGGTACTTTGTTCTGGGCACCGTGGCAGCATTGGTGGCCCTCGTGCTCAACGTGTTCTATCCTCTGGTATCCCAGAGTCGCTGGAGATGA
- the USP19 gene encoding ubiquitin carboxyl-terminal hydrolase 19 isoform X5, with the protein MSGGTSATGPRRGPPGLEEATSKKKQKDRANQESKDGDPRRGGSVSTPQEEQTKEELLLDWKQSADEVIVKLRVGAGPLRLEEVDTAFTDTDCVVRLPDGRQWGGVFYAEIESSCAKVQARKGGLLQLALPKKVPLLTWPSLLKKPLGTQELVSGLQCQENGQEPSPIALEPGPEPRRAKQEARNQKRAQGRGEVGAGAGPGAQAGPSAKRAVHLRRGPEGEGSRDGPGPRGDAPPFLAESATQAEAEEQLQVPLLNPQTCLLGSEESLALLAGEKAVSPRNDPVSPAMTRSQDPEKGDRSKEEMAVAADAAPLVDGKEPDMVNLAFVKNDSYEKGPDSVVVHVYVKEICRDTSRVLFREQDFMLIFQTRDGNFLRLHPGCGPHTIFRWQVKLRNLIEPEQCTFCFTASRIDICLRKRQSQRWGGLEAPAARVGGAKVVVPTGPTPLDSTPPGGAPHPLTGQEEARAVEKEKPKARSEDTALDGVAARTPMEHVAPKPEPHLASPKPTCMVPPMPHSPVSGDSVEEEEEEEKKVCLPGFTGLVNLGNTCFMNSVIQSLSNTRELRDFFHDRSFEAEINYNNPLGTGGRLAIGFAVLLRALWKGTHHAFQPSKLKAIVASKASQFTGYAQHDAQEFMAFLLDGLHEDLNRIQNKPYTETVDSDGRPDEVVAEEAWQRHKMRNDSFIVDLFQGQYKSKLVCPVCAKVSITFDPFLYLPVPLPQKQKVLPVFYFAREPHSKPIKFLVSISKENSSASEVLDSLSQSVHVKPENLRLAEVIKNRFHRVFLPSQSLDTVSPSDTLLCFELLSPELAKERVVVLEVQQRPQVPSIPISKCAACQRKQQSEDEKLKRCTRCYRVGYCNQLCQKTHWPDHKGLCRPENIGYPFLVSVPASRLTYARLAQLLEGYARYSVSVFQPPFQPGRMALEAQGPGCTTLLSTSSLEAGDSERDSIQPPELQLVTPVAEGDTGIARAWAAPDRCPVPSTSGVSSEMLASGSIDVGSMPAGERVSRPEAAVPGYQHPSEAMNSHTSQFLIYKIDSSNREQRLEDKGDTPLELGDDCSLALVWRNNERLPEFVLVASKELECAEDAGSAGEAARAGHFTLDQCLNLFTRPEVLAPEEAWYCPQCKQHREASKQLLLWRLPNVLIVQLKRFSFRSFIWRDKINDLVEFPVRNLDLSKFCIGQKEEQLPSYDLYAVINHYGGMIGGHYTACARLPSDRSSQRSDVGWRLFDDSTVTTVDESQVVTRYAYVLFYRRRNSPVERPPRAGHSEHHPDLGPAAEAAASQASRIWQELEAEEEPVPEGPAPLGPWGPQDWVGPPPRGPTTPDEGCLRYFVLGTVAALVALVLNVFYPLVSQSRWR; encoded by the exons AATTGTTGCTTGATTGGAAGCAGAGTGCAGATGAGGTGATTGTCAAGCTGCGTGTGGGAGCTGGTCCCCTGCGGCTGGAGGAGGTGGATACTGCTTTCACGGACACGGACTGTGTGGTGCGGCTTCCAG ATGGTCGGCAGTGGGGTGGTGTTTTCTATGCTGAGATAGAAAGTTCTTGCGCCAAAGTACAGGCTCGCAAAGGTGGCCTCCTGCAGCTGGCATTGCCCAAGAAGGTGCCTCtgctcacatggccttctctCCTG AAGAAACCTCTGGGGACCCAGGAGTTGGTGTCAGGGCTACAGTGCCAGGAGAATGGGCAGGAGCCGTCTCCCATTGCCCTGGAGCCAGGCCCTGAGCCCCGCAGGGCTAAGCAAGAGGCTCGGAACCAGAAGCGGGCCCAGGGACGTGGTGAGGTAGGCGCGGGGGCTGGCCCCGGGGCCCAGGCAGGGCCCAGCGCCAAGAGGGCTGTGCATCTCCGCAGAGGGCCAGAGGGGGAAGGGTCCAGAGATGGCCCTGGACCCCGGGGCGATGCCCCCCCCTTCCTGGCTGAGTCAGCTACCCAG GCTGAGGCTGAGGAACAGCTCCAGGTACCACTGCTGAACCCCCAGACCTGCCTCCTGGGCTCGGAGGAGAGTCTAGCACTTTTGGCAGGAGAGAAGGCAGTGTCCCCCAGGAATGACCCAGTCTCCCCCGCCATGACTCGGAGCCAAGACCCTGAGAAAGGTGATCGTTCCAAAGAGGAGATGGCAGTAGCAGCAGATGCTGCACCCTTGGTGGATGGTaaag AGCCCGACATGGTGAACCTGGCATTTGTCAAGAATGACTCGTATGAGAAAGGGCCGGACTCCGTGGTGGTGCACGTATACGTGAAGGAAATCTGCAGGGACACCTCTCGCGTGCTCTTCCGTGAGCAGGACTTCATGCTTATCTTCCAGACCAG GGATGGAAACTTCCTGAGGCTGCACCCGGGCTGTGGGCCTCACACCATCTTCCGTTGGCAGGTGAAGCTCAG GAACCTGATTGAGCCAGAGCAGTGCACCTTCTGCTTCACGGCCTCTCGCATTGACATCTGCCTCCGAAAGCGGCAGAGTCAGCGCTGGGGGGGCCTGGAGGCCCCAGCTGCACGAG TGGGTGGTGCAAAGGTGGTCGTGCCGACAGGTCCAACCCCTCTGGATTCAACCCCACCGGGAGGTGCCCCACACCCCCTGACAGGCCAGGAGGAAGCCCGGGCTGTGGAGAAGGAGAAACCGAAGGCTCGATCTGAGGACACAGCGCTGGATGGTGTGGCAGCCCGCACCCCCATGGAGCATGTAGCCCCAAAGCCAGAGCCACACCTGGCCTCG CCCAAGCCCACATGTATGGTGCCCCCAATGCCCCACAGCCCTGTGAGTGGAGACAGcgtggaggaagaggaggaagaagagaagaaggtgTGTCTGCCGGGCTTCACTGGCCTTGTCAATCTCGGTAACACTTGCTTCATGAACAGTGTCATTCAGTCTCTGTCCAACACTCGGGAGCTCCGGGACTTCTTCCATG ACCGCTCCTTTGAGGCCGAGATCAACTACAACAACCCACTGGGGACAGGTGGGCGTCTGGCCATTGGCTTTGCCGTGCTGCTGCGGGCGCTGTGGAAGGGCACCCACCATGCCTTCCAGCCTTCTAAGTTGAAG GCCATTGTGGCGAGCAAGGCCAGCCAGTTCACAGGCTATGCACAGCACGATGCCCAGGAATTCATGGCTTTCCTGTTGGATGGGCTGCACGAGGACCTGAACCGCATACAGAACAAGCCGTACACGGAGACAGTGGACTCAGATGGGCGGCCCGATGAG GTGGTGGCGGAGGAGGCATGGCAGCGGCACAAGATGAGGAATGACTCTTTCATCGTGGACCTGTTTCAGGGCCAGTACAAGTCGAAGCTGGTGTGCCCTGTGTGTGCCAAG GTCTCCATCACGTTTGACCCATTCCTGTACCTGCCAGTGCCCTTGCCACAGAAGCAAAAGGTTCTACCCGTCTTCTATTTTGCCCGGGAGCCCCACAGCAAGCCCATCAAG TTCCTGGTGAGCATCAGCAAGGAGAACTCCAGTGCAAGTGAAGTGTTGGACTCCCTCTCTCAGAGTGTCCATGTGAAGCCTGAGAACCTGCGTCTGGCCGAG GTGATTAAGAATCGCTTCCACCGTGTATTCCTGCCCTCCCAGTCATTGGACACTGTGTCCCCATCCGACACGCTCCTCTGCTTCGAGCTGTTATCCCCAGAGTTGGCCAAGGAGCGGGTGGTGGTGCTAGAGGTACAACAG CGCCCCCAGGTGCCCAGCATCCCGATCTCCAAGTGTGCAGCCTGCCAGCGGAAGCAGCAGTCCGAGGACGAGAAGCTGAAACGCTGCACCCGGTGCTATCGTGTGGGCTACTGCAACCA GCTCTGCCAGAAAACCCACTGGCCTGACCATAAGGGCCTCTGCCGCCCTGAGAACATTGGCTACCCCTTCCTGGTCAGTGTACCTGCCTCACGCCTCACTTATGCCCGTCTTGCTCAGTTGCTAGAGGGCTATGCCCG GTATTCTGTGAGCGTATTCCAGCCACCCTTCCAGCCTGGCCGCATGGCCTTGGAGGCCCAGGGCCCTGGCTGCACCACGTTGCTCTCCACTAGCTCCCTGGAGGCTGGGGACAGTGAGAGGGACTCCATTCAGCCACCTGAGCTCCAACTGGTGACCCCCGTGGCTGAGGGGGACACAGGGATTGCCCGGGCATGGGCAGCCCCTGATCGGTGCCCTGTGCCCAGCACCAGTGGGGTTTCTTCCGAGATGCTGGCCAGTGGGTCCATTGATGTTGGCTCCATGCCTGCTGGTGAAAGGGTGTCCCGGCCCGAAG CTGCTGTGCCCGGCTACCAACATCCAAGTGAAGCCATGAATTCCCACACATCCCagttccttatctataaaattgacTCATCCAACCGAGAGCAGCGGCTAGAGGACAAAG GAGATACCCCACTGGAGCTGGGTGATGACTGCAGCCTGGCTCTTGTCTGGCGGAACAACGAGCGCCTGCCAGAGTTCGTGTTGGTGGCCTCCAAGGAGCTGGAATGTGCGGAGGATGCAGGCTCTGCCGGGGAAGCTGCCCGTGCCGGCCACTTCACTCTGGACCAGTGCCTGAACCTCTTCACGCGGCCGGAGGTGCTGGCACCCGAGGAGGCTTG GTACTGCCCACAGTGCAAACAACACCGCGAGGCCTCCAAGCAGCTGCTGCTGTGGCGCCTGCCCAACGTGCTCATTGTGCAGCTCAAGCGCTTCTCCTTCCGCAGTTTCATCTGGCGTGACAAGATCAACGACTTAGTGGAGTTCCCTGTTCG GAACCTGGACCTGAGCAAGTTCTGCATTGGTCAGAAAGAGGAGCAGCTGCCCAGCTACGACCTGTATGCCGTCATCAACCACTACGGAGGCATGATCGGTGGTCACTACACCGCCTGTGCACGCCTGCCCAGTGACCGCAGCAGCCAGCGCAGCGACGTGG GCTGGCGCTTGTTTGATGACAGCACGGTGACAACAGTAGACGAGAGCCAGGTTGTGACGCGTTATGCCTATGTACTCTTCTACCGCCGGCGGAACTCTCCTGTGGAGAGGCCCCCCCGGGCAGGTCACTCTGAGCACCACCCAGACCTAGGCCCTGCagctgaggctgctgccagccag GCTTCCCGGATTTGGCAGGAGCTGGAGGCCGAGGAGGAGCCGGTACCCGAGGGGCCTGCGCCCCTGGGTCCCTGGGGGCCTCAAGACTGGGTGGGCCCCCCGCCACGTGGCCCTACCACACCAGATGAGGGCTGTCTCCGGTACTTTGTTCTGGGCACCGTGGCAGCATTGGTGGCCCTCGTGCTCAACGTGTTCTATCCTCTGGTATCCCAGAGTCGCTGGAGATGA